In Balaenoptera acutorostrata chromosome 12, mBalAcu1.1, whole genome shotgun sequence, a single window of DNA contains:
- the TSPYL6 gene encoding LOW QUALITY PROTEIN: testis-specific Y-encoded-like protein 6 (The sequence of the model RefSeq protein was modified relative to this genomic sequence to represent the inferred CDS: inserted 2 bases in 2 codons; substituted 4 bases at 4 genomic stop codons) — translation MIESFRWRGEHPAPQSPTGCGSTPQIPVAGGRDHGAAEAGREEVVPPGEGVEAASASAAADSSLKNGFQRATGGEKALETCGPERSGSELMMTGAKAAEAKTERGTVFSEAVDEXERVEVEEKPVGEEMEVVEEHRGVNEVKDEARPRPXNEGLHLNPLEAIQLEXVPPQADRAFLQFGRNFGRMRQHYLQWRNIPGFXVTTVRNHPQLSALIRGRDAEMFRYVANXEVKELRHPRMGCKFKFFFRRNPXFFFRRNNWTVKEYEVRSSGHVVFLSTPIIWHPGREPQAFLCRNQDLMCSFFAWFSDHSLPESDRIAEIIKEDLWPTPLQYYLWDEGAHRARLLQTREPAEIPRPFGFQSG, via the exons ATGATAGAAAG CTTCCGGTGGAGGGGGGAGCACCCCGCCCCCCAGAGCCCCACGGGCTGCGGCTCTACTCCCCAGATCCCAGTCGCTGGGGGTCGCGACCACGGAGCGGCCGAAGCGGGGCGGGAGGAGGTCGTGCCACCCGGGGAGGGTGTGGAAGCAGCCTCTGCGTCTGCGGCAGCAGACAGCAGCCTGAAAAATGGCTTTCAGCGTGCAACTGGTGGGGAGAAGGCCCTAGAAACCTGTGGCCCAGAGCGGTCGGGGTCTGAGCTGATGATGACTGGGGCGAAGGCCGCGGAAGCGAAGACTGAAAGGGGCACCGTCTTCTCAGAAGCAGTGGACGAGTAGGAGAGGGTTGAAGTGGAGGAGAAGCCAGTGGGTGAGGAAATGGAAGTGGTGGAGGAGCACAGAGGGGTAAACGAGGTGAAGGACGAGGCAAGGCCCCGGC AGAATGAGGGTCTCCACCTGAATCCCCTGGAGGCCATCCAGCTGG CTGTACCCCCTCAGGCTGACCGGGCCTTCCTCCAGTTCGGGCGCAATTTTGGGCGCATGCGTCAACACTACCTACAGTGGAGGAACATCCCGGGCTTCTGAGTCACTACCGTTCGGAACCACCCACAGCTATCTGCCCTGATTAGAGGCAGAGATGCAGAGATGTTCAGGTACGTAGCGAATTAGGAGGTGAAGGAACTCAGACATCCTAGGATGGGGTGCAAGTTCAAGTTCTTCTTTCGAAGAAACCCATAATTCTTCTTTCGAAGAAACAACTGGACTGTGAAGGAGTACGAGGTCAGATCCTCTGGGCACGTGGTGTTTCTTTCCACTCCGATCATATGGCACCCGGGCCGTGAACCCCAGGCCTTCCTTTGTAGGAACCAAGACCTCATGTGCAGCTTCTTTGCCTGGTTTTCAGACCACAGCCTTCCAGAGTCTGACAGGATTGCTGAGATTATCAAAGAGGACCTCTGGCCAACTCCACTGCAATACTACCTATGGGATGAAGGAGCCCATAGAGCTAGACTTCTCCAGACAAGGGAGCCAGCGGAGATACCCAGGCCCTTTGGCTTCCAATCTGGTTAA